Part of the Amphiura filiformis chromosome 9, Afil_fr2py, whole genome shotgun sequence genome is shown below.
CAGTCATTCTTAATATTGATTTAATTAGTTGTTATAAATAACGCCATTGTCACTGTAATGGCGCTGACAGTCAACACGCAAGCTATCACCAGCAATATATTTTCCACTTTACTGGCCATTTTTTGCCATTCATTATTGTCGTCGTCAAGTTGATCTCGTAAGTATTCCTTTTCACAAACTCTTTTGGCATGGCCATCCGGATACTCCACAAGCGGAATCTCATGGCCGTGAGGAACCGTGTTACAAGAACACTTTTTCTTATTCAAAAATTCACGATTATTTACATTTAGTGGCGTTGACGCATCGGTGCCATCTTCACGATGCCCTTTGGTAGGAGATTTTGCTGACGAGGACAGCCTGAAGATTTTTCGAAGCCATTCAGGAACTGATTTGACATTGTCTTGATGATATAATGCCGACACCACTACACCAGAAACGATGGATAAACATCCAAGCAGAATCATTGGAGCGAAGTAATAACCTATTTGGGATTTTGAAAAGTGAAAGGGTTAATAATTGGCTCATTATTAAAAAATTTCATTAATTTCAAAAacatctatctacggaaaaataTTTATGTTAACTTGCGACATGTAACTTATTTTgtatcaaaggaggaattcttcctattcaaatacattggaagaccacccgctgtgctcggtgtcacattccataatgctaatatgtctgcgcccatgggtgtcacgtgtctaGTGTCATGCAATGATACTTACTTATTATCGGCATACTTTCCGATGACGGTGGAAGAGTGTCTCCTATAAGCTGCTGAAAGAGCACCACAGCAAGTAGATTAGTGATACCAAGGGACACCTTTTCACCAGAGGCAGTTGGCAAAATGAAAGccaacaaattcaaaattgacAGTAGCGCACATGGAAGGATGAAACTCAATATGTGAAACATAGGGCGGCGTTTCAGAACCACGGTGAATATAAGCTCTGGATATAATCCATATAATCTGAATAAGGGTAAACAAATACAAAATGTGATTAGTCCGGCTTTTCCCGTTCTAGCTTTCTTGGTGTCCAAAGTTTTGTTGAATATCGCTTCTCAAGTCCACcgatttcaaaaatatgtttactGGTCCTCAGTCACCATTGGTTGTTTTGAGTTGCCGACTGTTAAtgttcatacagaggtcaaaactCAAGATTGCTCAAATGTTGTTAGACCTCTCCGGGCTCATAAGGATTcgaaaaaatgtatagttttacccaTTTGTGAGGTACCGTGCCGGAGTTATTGACAGAAAGGTCAACGGTCACATTTTGGATTGCACAGGAGGAACCTCCGACattgcacattattatgttttgatgaatccaagtgtgtgaaaatattggatccaacacataggcctaataatgataaaattggataatTTACGTCCAATATTAGTTGGTCTCGCCATGAGTTTTAAAAAcccatagctcgaccaataaatatgggctcaatcgatccaatttgatataaaattgaaaaaTCATAGATAAGCGAGAAAACATAATAGTGTGTAATGCGTAGATTGTTTCGTTACATTGGTAACGTCGCATATTGTATTATGATTCAATCGGCATTTGTCTTTTTCACCATGTTAGGTAAAGGAAACCTGACAAACTATTCTTTTATACTTGTTTGTGGAAGACGACTTGATGACACTGATGGTCGAGTGATGGATATCATGCGTGGTTtattaaggcaatagaaacaaattagttcgatcttttgatcgaccatcgatgcttggtcgatccttattatttatgaaatcaattaatttactattgttaattgtgataaaaataatagtaatttgtgcctctAGGAATATTGTCCAATATAAATTtaacattaattctgattaattagttgatagtttattaataacaagcatcgaagcagcatcgacggtcgatcaaaagatcgaacatatttgtttctggtgcctaacaaATCTATCTATATTAGAAGacgaaaaaaccctgttctacgggccagaTTAACCCAAATGTTGGGCTTTGGGGATATTTAACAAAATCAAagctgtatgaaattaaaatcaGTTATTTTTTGCCCGAAGTggattaattttgactaaattaatataaaattgtcttttttcacaaacaatttgcaaaatatttacggTCACTTAGCGTCTTTAACCCGGATTGACCCTACTTGGCTAGTCTATTCTCCCGTAGAGCAGGGCTTATTCGTCACCTAATCGCCTAACTCACCCTTgatcatcaccataatcattaAGAATGCGTTCAATTGTCACATCCACCAATTTCCATattccattttcaacaaaatatttgttgaaatctgatttttttgATGAGGGTGAACCGACTAGATTCAATGCCTTTATGTTGTAAGACCAAGATCCAAATCTTAAAGTACAATATTGAGTATCAAAGGGAAAGAGCCGGGCGTCGATGCGACAAGACGTGTGCAATATGATTGGAGTGGACCAGTACAAAGTACCATCGGGATAGACAATAGCGCCAACGTCTTTTAAACTTTCAAAGTCTTTTTCAACGCtgtggatacaattaaaatagcaTACTCAAAAGTCATTATACTATTAAATACTTCAAATATAGATAACTGCCATCTGATTGGATAAAAGTGTGGTCATTGAATTGTCACTTTCAAAGAATCGTTTCGTGGTAAATGGTGAAACtcttctccgtcatcagcggaTGTAGCTAATTGTCCTTTATTAATTCTGGACACTGGTCTCCGAATAATAAATCACAAAAACATGTCAAGAAATCAGAACCGGTGGAGATGGTACACTCAATATTTCAGAGCTCTAAAGCCATTACATCAGTATCTCACAGTAGCTCCAGTGACGAGGTAAATAATTAGAATCACGAGAGCACTGGTTCGATCCCCACCAGTTTTGCTCTATCAATATATTATGCGTCAGTCTGCCCGGCCGTTTCTTTGtcatttaaatgacttttgttttgtattatctTTATGGCTCATATAATTTATTTTCGATATTAGCTTACTGAAAAGAACCAAAAATTAATCAAATGAATAAAAAGACAATAATTGACCTTTTCTAGGTCATTATAAAAGGGGAAATTTAATTTGTGAAAAATGCCCCAAtttcaaaattcttttaaaattttataaaacttttgcgaaattttggcaaaattctGGTATAAAAAGGTTTAATGTTCtttgaaaattggtataaatatgggtccactttcatatTCTCACGCAAATAAATAGGTACACACTTAAATAGCAACATTTGTATTATGTGGGTCGCACCTTATTTTTACAAGAAATTTGAGGCCACATCAAAAACGTTTTGGGAGCCCTATCTGCCCTATTGTGTCTTGCGTTGTATTACTTGTTGGTCGAAGCGTCGTTGAACATATTAACAGTCAAAGTGGTACAGCTTATTATTATATATAGTACACAGTGAAATGCATTAAGATGTAGGTCTACATATTTGATGGCATGCTTTCCCAATTTGGCCAGTGGTAAGCATTGAAGGCTTTGCTTGCTTCTTTTATCAGAGAGTAATAACTTTTAATTCTGGCTTTGTTGCATCCAATTCTGGCGATTCACAATATGATGCGCCGCCAgaggttgctcttgctagtccaatttttgacTTTCAGGATCGACATCGCCGTTCCAGCCAccattgaattttcacgcgagtgtaataataatgttgaaaatagCTCCATTGCtgcgattcgcgtgtaacatcgTTATATTGATATTTAAACACAACGGTATtgtgttcctgtgttgtattcgtattacgcgggcttttgatgtcgacattttcATTATGCACTGCTTATTTTGACCTCTTCCCCCggcgcatcgtattatgaatCGACCGAATTTTTCAAATGAAGGGGACGGGACGTGAAAAACTTACTTTTCATACAAATGAATATCTGGTCGCCAAATTCCGGCAGTTGGAATGATTAAGTGTGAAATATCGGGATATTCGCTTGTGCTCCAAGTCAGAAAATCATCATGCCATATCTGAATAAACAATAAATGAATATCTAGATAACTGAATAAATAAACTAATAATATAGATATATTTTCCAAACCATTTCATGACAAATACTTACTGATTTTAAATTAATACTCACCATACTAAAAAATCCACTCATTTTCAAAGTTTGCTCTCTTTCGTTCTGCAATGAAATCCATACGACAATTAATTTAAGAATTCGTGAACatgtttttaataacattcaagtATTAAATAAATGGTACCGATATAAACCTTTTCCCTATCCCATCGTGCATTATTTCAGGTGGGGTATTTCCGCCGCGTTCCGCTGACATTGCTTCGCAAATAACATCATCCCCCGGGTGTAGAGTTTGGTTTATTAGATTAAGGATATGTGTGCTGAGAAAATGAATCTTCGCGATGCAGTTCACTAAATGTAAATGGCAGATGATGACTGATACAAAAAATCCAGACATTATTACGTATTGTCATCACCAAATCACGAGGTTCTTCACAAAGAATGTTTCCTATTGCTAAAACCTTTATaagttttcacatatttgtattgAAGAGGAGAAACGGCTGAATGGGGCCTTTAAATTTTGTAATGGAAGTGCAATATAAGCTGAACTCAttctccatcgctgagcgacgagcgattggtatttgaccaatgaggtagcgcgcttttcccaGCGCAACAAAAAGCTCTTTACCTCATTGGCTCAAAGAAACAGACGACAAATAATGTCTCGTGTTCAAAATTATGTTCGTGTGTATTATTACTTCCTTTATCAAAATCCCACAATGTTCAAATTTCGGGTGTCACACATACCCCCTTGATCATGACGTGATATGGTGAAAAGGGTCTATATTTGGTGCAGAACAACCGATATAGTGCGGGTCTACTAAAGcagtattttaacattttgatgagGTCGACACCCTCAAGTTTTGTCAAATTCTGATTTGTACACAATTGTATAAAATGTACATTAATAAACTAACATACTTAAATATACGATATTTTTAATAAAGCCACGTGTCCCATCGTTTAATTCATGTgatcgaaatattagtcgaacatacGCGATGTTTataacactgtacgtacatggTGTGCGGACTTAttgtcataacacatcaaaaggaccgaCCTCAGTTACGGTCGATGGAGTTGCACAAATTGCGACAGTGGTGAGGAAATTacatagcgattttctttgtttgaCCTCATTTGTTccgttcaaaattaaaaggggatatatctgacaaggaaaactaacattttgtgtaaaTGAAAATACAAATCTATCTTATAGGATTGTTACAATAATGGTTTTAACTTAATTTGTCAAATACTTAAATTCCAAACATTAGCAATGAGTGGCTGATGAATCCCCATATAATAGATACCACTACGCATTGTACCGAAATGTATCACATAATTCAGGTAAAAGCCATTGCTCGTTAAAAgcaatttatattatatataaaatgtGCCCATGAGCGAAAGATTAATGTCGATGGTAAATTGTAGTCATATTTAATTACCGTGTACTTTAGGCAATCTATTGAATGTTAATTCAATACCACGTAAGGGTATAAGACTTAGCAAATAACAAGTGCCACTAGATCTCTAGAAGGGTATTAAAGGGTATTAAAGAAGAAACGAATTCTTTACTTTGTAGGAATATTTGGTTCTTTTAAGTCAATGGTCTAGGCACCCATATCTTCAGCAAAGCTGAGAAACTATTGGTCATTTTAATCACTGCTTTTTAAATATTGAGTCGTTCTAAAAACAATCATGTAAAAAGACCAACATTTCATATTAATAAAAGTCTGTCTTACCAAATCGATGACCTGCTGAACGATTAGATCAAGAATGACTTCAATTTGAGTGCTAGAATTCACTACAGGTCTTGGTGATGTCGGACCATAGTCTGCTAGCAGCTCCTTGGTTAAGTTATAATGGTCTCCTCGTGGTGGACTGGCAATTGTTCCTTTGAAAAACAAATATGTTCAAGACCTTACATTATATCAGCCTTAATCAAGGTTATACGTTTCACGTCACATAGGGGTACTAACCTGATTAAGCTCATTATACAAACGCTTCATTAGTCCAATCAGCAATCTTCATGTACATGTGATAAGGTTTACTAATACCTGGAATCAGTAAACACAACTTGTATTTGTAATTTCTTGTCATTGAGCGGATCTTATTTTGGGTACACgatgttgttggtcgaagcagccaaaaaaaaccccgattttcattatctaaatcaatagatactatactttgaaaacttgcttgatttattgacttaaaatgacctaatttgttttttggtgttttgggggcaaatccatatcttcaatacgaaaggttaaaatattttaattggtCGTCGgcgtttcatcccagctacatacactttaagtacatgtcattagattgactaagtttacttcgaggactgttaaatatcgaaaatgtcagtttttaatcatttgccataaaatgtgtattatatcgcaaattcaaattatttgatatcagaagtacattcttcgcattcagaatgcaattcaatatgtctgacgtgctctcatgtcccacaaaaaatactgtccatacgttcataccccaccccttaagccgAGTCGAATCTTCATTGAGGACACTAATCCAATACCGAATCCACAAGCCAACTAAAtgtctgtaaccatggtaacttgaGAATATTTCATAGGACGGTATGTTAATAGTCATCAGATTATACTATTTCCCTAATCAGTatgttaatatacatgtataacggtAAAAGGTATAATTTGTGGCATTTTATTATGTAAATGCACAGCAAATATTAATCTTCATAGTCATACTCATACCCATTAATTATCGTTAAAATTATCGTTAGCTTATAATGGGAAAAGGTATTGGTTTCCATTTAAAAATGTGATCGCATTTGTAAAAACAAAAACGCGACTTTCTCATCACTTGGTCTTGTACGAGGGTCGGGgagtatgtaataagagttgacttgtAACCCCATATATGGAtattttcatgacatttctttatgatcacataaacactgtacctttgtctttcagaCAACACATGCAAAAATGATATCATGCACTacttacgtaacagcattagcataaaatcaatggtctacagtcactggcgGAAAATGAGTCGTTTTTGGTAATTAGGCTGCCACTCGTCAGCCGAGCTTCTTGACTCCCTCCACTGGCTACCCATCGAAAAACGCATCATGTTCAAAATCCTAACATACATCTACAAGTCACTGAATGATCTGCCACCAATCTACCTGATTGTTTGACGATCTATATCCCAACCAGAGAGGGTTTACGCTCGGCGTTAGACACAACTCGTCTAGCTGTCCCCATGAGCAACCGATTAATTGGTGATAGGTCTTTCAGTGTACAAGGACCCAAACTGTGGAACAACATCCCTTTAAACATCAGAGTTTCCCCCACTCAAGAGTAACCTAAAAACTCACTTGTACTGATTGTTGCTGATTTTAAGCCTTTTTCAGatattatatgtttttgtatatattttgtatctttgtaaagtgctttgatcaggttggaaaagcgctatattaagtgctgttattattattattattattattaaatgaggtattgttgtatatgCTAGATTTTCTCGGCAGTTATATGGAGAGTGCTGCCTTTTGAAATATAGTAGAACACTAACTTCCAGCTCATAAAATCATTTTTGTCAGGATGGAAAGAACTTTACTTATTAGATCAATAATTGGTTTCAGGTGTGCAAGCCTTTGTTAGTCATGTTAGTGATGAACTGAATATATATATAGTAGTGAATAATTCAAACAAGTAACAGGAATAAAAGTaaatgtgttaaaaatgtgttaaaaactACACTCCCCCAACAAGGATTTTGTGTGTTTCTTTGACGAATCTTTAACTTTATTCTTACAGATATCCATGAATTTGTCATGTCAAAAATATGTGACAGTCTTTTTTCTCCATGATCTGactttttaaaatt
Proteins encoded:
- the LOC140160651 gene encoding neuronal acetylcholine receptor subunit alpha-7-like isoform X1, yielding MMKQSNSKDTLGRSAIYIKREQNIPAKMRKYIIGWMRCLLLMWYFLPGTIASPPRGDHYNLTKELLADYGPTSPRPVVNSSTQIEVILDLIVQQVIDLNEREQTLKMSGFFSMIWHDDFLTWSTSEYPDISHLIIPTAGIWRPDIHLYENVEKDFESLKDVGAIVYPDGTLYWSTPIILHTSCRIDARLFPFDTQYCTLRFGSWSYNIKALNLVGSPSSKKSDFNKYFVENGIWKLVDVTIERILNDYGDDQGLYGLYPELIFTVVLKRRPMFHILSFILPCALLSILNLLAFILPTASGEKVSLGITNLLAVVLFQQLIGDTLPPSSESMPIISYYFAPMILLGCLSIVSGVVVSALYHQDNVKSVPEWLRKIFRLSSSAKSPTKGHREDGTDASTPLNVNNREFLNKKKCSCNTVPHGHEIPLVEYPDGHAKRVCEKEYLRDQLDDDNNEWQKMASKVENILLVIACVLTVSAITVTMALFITTN
- the LOC140160651 gene encoding neuronal acetylcholine receptor subunit alpha-7-like isoform X2; translated protein: MMKQSNSKDTLGRSAIYIKREQNIPAKMRKYIIGWMRCLLLMWYFLPGTIASPPRGDHYNLTKELLADYGPTSPRPVVNSSTQIEVILDLIVQQVIDLNEREQTLKMSGFFSMIWHDDFLTWSTSEYPDISHLIIPTAGIWRPDIHLYEKLYGLYPELIFTVVLKRRPMFHILSFILPCALLSILNLLAFILPTASGEKVSLGITNLLAVVLFQQLIGDTLPPSSESMPIISYYFAPMILLGCLSIVSGVVVSALYHQDNVKSVPEWLRKIFRLSSSAKSPTKGHREDGTDASTPLNVNNREFLNKKKCSCNTVPHGHEIPLVEYPDGHAKRVCEKEYLRDQLDDDNNEWQKMASKVENILLVIACVLTVSAITVTMALFITTN